A DNA window from Bradyrhizobium sp. CCBAU 53421 contains the following coding sequences:
- a CDS encoding ABC transporter permease — protein sequence MLGYLLRRILAAIPVMGVVALFVFLLLRLTPGDPAAILAGDNATPEQLDRIRTSLGLNEPIYIQFYTWVAKLLHGDLGVSLISNKPILEMIGPRLEPSISVALATIVLSILVAVPLGVIAAWKHGTWIDRFVMGLSVLGFSVPVFVIGYVLIQVFAIDLRWVPVQGFKSISAGFGPFFERIILPTCTLSFIYVALIARMTRASMLDVLGEDFVRTARAKGIGETGVLLRHALRNAAVPVITVIGSGFALLISGVVVTESVFNLPGIGRLTVDAVLARDYPVIQAMILLTSGIYVAVNLLIDLAYTLLDPRIRY from the coding sequence ATGCTCGGCTATCTGCTTCGCCGCATCCTCGCCGCCATTCCCGTGATGGGCGTGGTGGCCCTGTTCGTGTTCCTGTTGCTGCGGCTGACGCCGGGTGACCCGGCTGCAATCCTCGCCGGCGACAATGCGACGCCCGAACAGCTCGATCGCATCCGCACCTCGCTCGGTCTTAACGAGCCGATCTACATCCAGTTCTACACCTGGGTCGCCAAGCTGTTGCACGGCGACCTCGGCGTCTCCCTGATCTCGAACAAGCCGATCCTCGAAATGATCGGCCCCCGCCTCGAGCCTTCGATCTCGGTTGCGCTCGCCACCATCGTCCTTTCGATCCTGGTCGCGGTGCCGCTCGGCGTGATCGCGGCGTGGAAGCACGGCACCTGGATCGACCGCTTCGTGATGGGGCTTTCGGTGCTCGGCTTCTCGGTCCCGGTGTTCGTGATCGGCTATGTGCTGATCCAGGTGTTTGCGATCGATCTGCGCTGGGTGCCTGTGCAGGGTTTCAAGAGCATCTCGGCCGGCTTCGGTCCGTTCTTCGAGCGCATCATCCTGCCGACCTGCACCCTCTCCTTCATCTACGTCGCGCTGATCGCGCGCATGACGCGGGCTTCGATGCTCGACGTGCTGGGTGAGGATTTCGTGCGCACGGCGCGTGCCAAGGGCATCGGCGAGACCGGCGTGCTGCTGCGCCATGCGCTGCGCAACGCCGCGGTCCCGGTCATCACCGTGATCGGTTCCGGTTTCGCGCTGCTGATCTCGGGCGTCGTCGTCACCGAGAGCGTGTTCAACCTGCCCGGCATCGGCCGCCTCACCGTCGATGCGGTGCTGGCGCGAGACTATCCGGTGATCCAGGCCATGATCCTCCTGACATCGGGTATCTATGTCGCGGTCAATCTGTTGATCGACCTCGCCTACACCCTGCTCGATCCTCGTATCCGGTACTGA
- a CDS encoding ArgE/DapE family deacylase, with protein sequence MTTGTLTKPDQIAAELCAAVDRNFDDQVAFLSRMVQFRSLRGQEAPQQHWLAEQLARRRYDVDTFNLADVNLMSHPKAAPMDGIDLAGSQQVVATRDSKGGGRSLILQGHIDVVPEGPADLWDQPPFSGAVHDGWMFGRGAQDMKAGVSAMIFALDAIRDAGYAPGGRVHLQTVTEEESTGNGALSTLMRGYRADACLIPEPTGHTLTRAQVGAVWFRLRVRGTPVHVAYSESGTSAILSAMHLVRAFQDYTKALNARALDNSWFRSVKNPIKFNVGIIKGGDWASSTAAWCELDCRLGLLPGETPQQAMRGIEECLAEAHKADDFLSDNPAELVWSGFQADAAVCAPGSEAEAALSAAHQSIFQAPMQERLSTAVNDTRYYCVDYGIPALCYGPYGVGPHAFNERVELDSLRKTTQSIALFVANWCGVMRA encoded by the coding sequence ATGACAACCGGGACGTTGACCAAGCCAGATCAGATTGCCGCAGAGCTCTGCGCGGCCGTCGATCGAAACTTCGACGATCAGGTCGCGTTCCTGTCGCGCATGGTGCAGTTCCGCAGCCTGCGCGGACAGGAAGCGCCGCAACAACACTGGCTGGCCGAGCAATTAGCAAGGCGCCGCTACGACGTCGATACGTTCAACCTCGCCGACGTCAACCTGATGAGCCATCCGAAGGCTGCACCGATGGACGGCATCGATCTTGCCGGATCGCAGCAGGTCGTTGCGACGCGCGACAGCAAAGGCGGCGGGCGCAGCCTGATCCTGCAAGGCCATATCGACGTGGTGCCGGAGGGGCCCGCCGACCTTTGGGACCAGCCGCCGTTCTCGGGCGCCGTGCACGACGGCTGGATGTTCGGGCGTGGCGCGCAGGACATGAAGGCCGGTGTCTCGGCGATGATCTTCGCGCTCGATGCGATCCGCGATGCCGGCTATGCCCCGGGCGGACGCGTCCATCTGCAAACCGTGACCGAGGAAGAGAGCACCGGCAATGGCGCACTGTCGACCTTGATGCGCGGCTATCGCGCCGACGCCTGCCTCATTCCCGAGCCGACCGGACACACGCTGACGCGCGCCCAGGTCGGCGCCGTCTGGTTTCGCCTGCGCGTCCGCGGCACGCCGGTGCATGTCGCCTATTCCGAGTCCGGCACCAGCGCGATCCTGTCGGCGATGCATCTGGTGCGCGCGTTCCAGGATTACACCAAGGCGCTCAATGCGCGGGCGCTCGACAATAGCTGGTTCCGCAGCGTCAAGAACCCGATCAAGTTCAACGTCGGGATCATCAAGGGCGGCGACTGGGCCAGTTCGACCGCGGCGTGGTGCGAGCTGGATTGCCGGCTCGGCCTGTTGCCGGGCGAAACGCCGCAGCAGGCGATGCGTGGCATCGAGGAATGCCTGGCCGAGGCGCACAAGGCCGACGACTTCCTGTCCGACAATCCGGCCGAGCTCGTGTGGAGCGGCTTCCAGGCGGACGCCGCGGTGTGCGCGCCCGGCAGCGAAGCGGAAGCAGCGCTGTCGGCAGCCCATCAATCCATCTTCCAGGCTCCAATGCAGGAGCGCCTGTCTACGGCCGTCAACGACACCCGCTACTATTGCGTCGATTACGGCATCCCTGCCCTTTGCTATGGTCCTTACGGTGTCGGCCCGCATGCGTTCAACGAACGTGTCGAGCTCGACAGTCTTCGCAAGACAACGCAGAGCATCGCACTGTTCGTCGCCAATTGGTGCGGCGTGATGAGAGCGTGA
- a CDS encoding D-amino acid dehydrogenase: protein MPHIAIIGAGITGVTTAYALLERGYRVTVLDRHRYAAMETSFANGGQLSASNAEVWNSAATILKGLRWMLRSDAPLLMNPKPSWHKYSWIGEFVGSITRYRSNTIETTRLAIEARKHLFSIAQRENIAFDLERRGILHVYHDKAGFEAGLRVNALLQQGGLDRRPVTADEIRSIEPALQTTCYGGFFTPSDATGDIHKFTRGLADACVRRGASFVHEADVDAIARDDGGFRIGWNQAASHDAEVATRHELRADGIVICAGVASRHFAGLLNDRVNVYPVKGYSITVQLDAPQSRDAAPTVSLLDEAAKIVTSRLGADRFRVAGTAEFNGFNRDIRADRIQPLVDWVRHHFPGIDTSKVVPWAGLRPMMPNMMPVVRAGRIPGVFYNTGHGHLGWTLSAATAQMVAGAIDDWRDLDTPSMVPSQVEANETARAAFP from the coding sequence ATGCCTCACATCGCAATCATTGGCGCCGGCATCACCGGCGTGACGACGGCCTATGCCCTGCTCGAACGCGGCTACCGGGTGACCGTCCTCGACAGGCATCGCTATGCCGCGATGGAAACCTCGTTCGCCAACGGCGGACAGCTTTCCGCCAGCAACGCCGAAGTGTGGAACAGCGCCGCGACCATTCTCAAGGGGTTGCGCTGGATGCTGCGCAGCGACGCGCCGCTGCTGATGAATCCGAAGCCGAGCTGGCACAAATATTCCTGGATCGGCGAATTCGTCGGCAGCATCACGCGCTATCGCAGCAACACCATCGAGACCACGCGGCTCGCAATCGAAGCGCGCAAGCATCTGTTCTCGATCGCCCAGCGCGAGAACATCGCCTTCGATCTCGAACGCCGCGGCATCCTGCACGTCTATCACGACAAGGCCGGCTTCGAGGCGGGCCTGCGCGTCAACGCGCTGCTGCAGCAAGGCGGGCTCGACCGCCGGCCGGTGACGGCGGATGAAATCCGCAGCATCGAACCCGCGCTGCAGACGACCTGCTATGGCGGCTTCTTCACGCCGTCGGACGCGACCGGCGATATCCACAAGTTCACGCGCGGCCTCGCCGACGCCTGCGTCCGCCGCGGCGCGAGCTTCGTCCATGAGGCCGACGTCGACGCGATCGCGCGTGACGATGGCGGATTCCGGATCGGCTGGAACCAAGCCGCTTCGCACGATGCCGAGGTCGCGACGCGACATGAGTTGCGGGCGGACGGCATCGTGATTTGCGCCGGGGTCGCGAGCCGCCACTTCGCCGGCCTGCTCAACGACCGCGTCAACGTCTATCCGGTGAAGGGCTATTCGATCACCGTGCAGCTCGATGCGCCGCAAAGCCGGGACGCCGCACCGACCGTCAGCCTGCTCGACGAGGCCGCGAAGATCGTCACCAGCCGGCTCGGCGCCGATCGCTTCCGCGTCGCCGGCACGGCCGAGTTCAACGGCTTCAACCGAGACATCCGCGCCGACCGCATCCAGCCGCTGGTGGATTGGGTACGGCACCATTTCCCGGGCATCGACACCTCGAAGGTCGTGCCGTGGGCGGGCCTGCGCCCGATGATGCCGAACATGATGCCGGTGGTTCGCGCCGGACGGATTCCGGGCGTGTTCTACAACACCGGCCACGGTCATCTCGGCTGGACGCTGTCGGCTGCGACGGCACAGATGGTGGCAGGGGCGATCGACGACTGGCGCGACCTCGACACGCCCTCAATGGTGCCGTCGCAGGTCGAGGCGAACGAGACTGCCCGTGCAGCTTTCCCCTAA
- a CDS encoding M20/M25/M40 family metallo-hydrolase gives MNPANLPFDSEAMLQGLRSWVECESPTWDAAAVERMLGLAAREMAIMGATIERIAGRQGFAGCVRARFPHPKQGQPGILIAGHLDTVHPVGTIEKLAWRREGNKCFGPGIFDMKGGNYLSIEAIRQLARASFTTPLPITVLFTPDEEVGTPSTRDIIEAEAARNKYVLVPEPGRPNNGVVTGRYAIARFNLEAIGKPSHAGATLSSGRSAIREMARQIIAIDGMTTEDCTFSVGIVHGGQWVNCVATTCTGEALSMAKRQADLDRGVERMLALSGTANDVTFKVTRGVTRPVWEPDAGTMALYEKAKRLAADMGLDLPHGSAGGGSDGNFTGAMGIPTLDGLGVRGADAHTLNEHIEVDSLAERGRLMAALLATLD, from the coding sequence ATGAACCCCGCCAATCTTCCCTTTGATTCCGAAGCGATGCTGCAGGGGCTGCGCAGCTGGGTGGAATGCGAGAGCCCGACATGGGATGCGGCCGCGGTCGAGCGCATGCTCGGCCTCGCCGCGCGCGAGATGGCGATCATGGGTGCGACGATCGAACGCATCGCGGGACGCCAGGGCTTTGCCGGCTGCGTCCGCGCCCGTTTTCCCCATCCAAAACAAGGCCAGCCGGGCATCCTGATCGCCGGCCATCTGGACACCGTGCACCCGGTCGGCACCATCGAAAAGCTGGCGTGGCGGCGCGAAGGCAACAAGTGCTTCGGGCCCGGCATCTTCGACATGAAGGGCGGCAACTATCTGTCGATCGAGGCGATCCGGCAACTGGCACGCGCCTCCTTCACGACGCCGCTGCCGATCACGGTGCTGTTCACGCCCGATGAAGAGGTCGGCACGCCATCGACGCGCGACATCATCGAGGCGGAAGCCGCACGCAACAAATACGTGCTGGTGCCGGAGCCCGGCCGGCCGAACAACGGCGTCGTCACCGGACGCTACGCGATCGCGCGCTTCAATCTGGAAGCCATTGGCAAGCCGAGCCATGCCGGCGCGACACTGTCGTCCGGCCGTTCCGCGATCCGCGAAATGGCTCGCCAAATCATCGCCATCGACGGCATGACCACCGAGGACTGCACCTTCTCGGTCGGCATCGTGCATGGCGGCCAATGGGTCAATTGCGTCGCAACGACCTGCACCGGCGAAGCGCTCAGCATGGCCAAGCGCCAGGCCGATCTCGATCGCGGCGTGGAGCGCATGCTGGCGCTGTCGGGCACCGCAAATGACGTGACATTCAAGGTGACGCGCGGCGTCACGCGCCCGGTGTGGGAGCCGGATGCCGGCACCATGGCGCTCTATGAAAAGGCGAAGCGTCTCGCCGCCGACATGGGTCTTGATTTGCCGCACGGCAGCGCCGGCGGCGGCTCCGACGGCAACTTCACCGGCGCGATGGGCATCCCTACCCTCGACGGCCTCGGCGTCCGCGGTGCCGACGCCCACACTTTGAACGAACATATCGAAGTCGACAGCCTTGCCGAGCGCGGCCGTCTGATGGCCGCACTGCTCGCAACGCTCGACTAA
- a CDS encoding ABC transporter substrate-binding protein: protein MFPISRWKRRTLAAALSALALSFAPHELSFAPPAMAADKTITAVMHSDLRVIDPILTTAYITRDHGYMVYDTLVATDSNFKIQPQMADWKVSDDKLTYTFTLRDGLKWHDGTPVTAEDCVASLKRWAKVDGMGQKLMDFTASLEATDAKTITLKLKEPYGLVLDSIGKPSSRVAFMMPKRLAETPPDKPIPEQIGSGPFKFVQAEFQPGVKAVYVKNKDYVPRKEPASWTAGGKVVKVDRVEWVTMADAQTAMNALQSGDIDFLENPSFDMLPILEGDKDLKVETLNKFGFQTLGRMNFLYPPFDNIKVRQAALMAVNQKQVLDALVGNPKYYKTCVSFFICDTPFASEIGGETLLKGGDMAAAKKALAESGYDGTPIVIMAPGDVTTLKAQPVVVAQQLRDAGFKVDLQATDWQTVVTRRASQKAPKDGGWNMFFTNWVSADVSNPIANLSIGGQGKNGGWFGWAEDPKIEQLKDAFVRAPSLDEQKKIAADIQKEAYEQVIYIPLGQYQGPSAWRKSLSGVLDGPATPIFWNIDKSE from the coding sequence ATGTTCCCTATCTCGCGTTGGAAGCGCCGCACGCTCGCGGCTGCGTTGTCGGCGCTTGCGCTGTCATTCGCACCGCACGAATTGTCGTTTGCGCCGCCGGCCATGGCCGCGGACAAGACCATCACCGCGGTGATGCATTCGGATCTGCGCGTCATCGATCCGATCCTGACCACGGCCTACATCACGCGTGACCATGGCTACATGGTTTACGACACGCTGGTGGCGACCGACTCCAACTTCAAGATCCAGCCGCAGATGGCGGACTGGAAGGTGTCGGACGACAAGCTTACCTACACCTTCACGCTGCGCGATGGCCTCAAGTGGCACGACGGCACGCCGGTGACCGCCGAAGACTGCGTCGCGTCGCTGAAGCGCTGGGCCAAGGTCGACGGCATGGGCCAGAAGCTGATGGACTTCACGGCGAGCCTCGAGGCCACCGATGCGAAGACGATCACGCTGAAGCTGAAGGAGCCCTACGGCCTGGTGCTGGATTCGATCGGCAAGCCGTCGTCGCGCGTCGCCTTCATGATGCCGAAGCGGCTGGCCGAAACGCCGCCGGACAAGCCGATCCCGGAGCAGATCGGTTCGGGCCCGTTCAAGTTCGTGCAGGCCGAATTCCAGCCGGGCGTGAAGGCGGTCTATGTCAAGAACAAGGACTACGTGCCGCGCAAGGAGCCGGCGAGCTGGACCGCGGGTGGCAAGGTCGTGAAGGTCGACCGTGTCGAGTGGGTCACGATGGCCGACGCGCAGACCGCGATGAACGCGCTGCAGTCCGGCGACATCGATTTCCTGGAGAACCCGTCGTTCGACATGTTGCCGATCCTCGAAGGCGACAAGGACCTGAAGGTCGAGACGCTGAACAAGTTCGGCTTCCAGACCCTCGGCCGCATGAACTTCCTCTATCCGCCGTTCGACAACATCAAGGTTCGCCAGGCGGCGCTGATGGCGGTCAACCAGAAGCAGGTGCTCGACGCGCTGGTCGGCAATCCCAAATATTACAAGACCTGCGTCTCCTTCTTCATCTGCGATACGCCGTTCGCGTCCGAGATCGGTGGCGAGACGTTGTTGAAGGGCGGCGACATGGCGGCGGCCAAGAAGGCGCTTGCCGAGTCGGGCTATGACGGCACGCCTATCGTCATCATGGCGCCCGGCGACGTCACCACGCTCAAGGCGCAGCCGGTCGTTGTCGCCCAGCAACTGCGCGACGCCGGCTTCAAGGTCGATCTGCAGGCCACCGACTGGCAGACCGTGGTGACCCGCCGCGCCAGCCAGAAGGCGCCGAAGGACGGCGGCTGGAACATGTTCTTCACCAACTGGGTCAGCGCCGACGTCTCCAACCCGATCGCCAACCTCTCGATCGGCGGCCAGGGCAAGAATGGCGGATGGTTCGGCTGGGCCGAGGATCCGAAGATCGAACAGCTCAAGGATGCCTTCGTGCGCGCGCCGTCGCTCGACGAGCAGAAGAAGATCGCGGCCGATATCCAAAAGGAAGCCTACGAGCAGGTCATCTACATTCCGCTCGGCCAGTATCAGGGCCCGAGCGCCTGGCGGAAGTCGCTGAGCGGTGTGCTCGACGGTCCAGCGACGCCGATCTTCTGGAACATCGACAAGTCCGAGTAA
- a CDS encoding PilZ domain-containing protein has protein sequence MADDDNRPAPASAQQPIPTEKRRAGARRRVLKSGAIEFGNEAIACTVRNLSPQGACVEVNSPLWFPDRFILGVDGQRWPCRIVWKKQKRLGLAFD, from the coding sequence ATGGCCGACGACGACAACAGGCCCGCACCGGCCAGCGCGCAACAGCCAATACCGACCGAGAAGCGGCGTGCCGGCGCGCGCCGCCGCGTCCTCAAGTCGGGCGCGATCGAGTTCGGCAATGAAGCGATCGCCTGCACAGTCCGCAATCTCTCGCCCCAGGGCGCCTGCGTCGAAGTCAACTCGCCGCTGTGGTTTCCCGACCGCTTCATCCTCGGCGTCGATGGCCAGCGGTGGCCGTGCCGTATCGTATGGAAGAAGCAGAAGCGGCTGGGACTGGCGTTCGATTAG
- a CDS encoding phospholipase D-like domain-containing protein: protein MTINVKAYANADDILIAWQPDAWSNDWVGFQLERRNNITQQTTILSNRIPPQPGEKPVADAGISSTQSPFRRCIWTDHSVVDTDNVSYRVTAMKNGASGTFTPDAASVSAWTTPAVASGDAGGGLSAYFNRGTLMSQIVSRFVKGDTSDDSLRNFVKGLSDPANQARRYLSGDALHEILAFLHDADLRGSQVHAAIYEMNDEELVGALKPFGSRGNVLLGNGSATKPNIAGELSGAGLAVKHRDLSNAGRSSPSVHNKFVVESDAHGNAIRVLTGSTNWTTTGLCTQLNNVLIIENAVIARRYLDQWGKLVAAGNAMPPALKTSNSSPTSDSNISVYFAATNGEAEFTPVLDLIKNARDGALFLMFMPGQSPLLESLLERAQQNDIYVRGVVSTMMASKNGDIVSVGGEVVKSGAPKQTFHDDVQLPHGVSASNEPSWADVEFSVQQIRNAGMIAIVHSKTIVIDPFSDNCAVITGSHNFSVAASEKNDENLVIIRGNKQLAQAYALHINGVYDHYSWRGYLGSGGNPDQIYSLDGWKPGGGKEQELDFWMEEPVPPRPTRSGGGGGAAQQPAVARAASTKKAVKKAPKKSVKKSAKKSARKSAKTSAKTSAKKAKAKKPAKAAKAKKAKAKTAKKAKAKKAKAKK, encoded by the coding sequence ATGACCATCAACGTCAAGGCTTACGCGAACGCCGATGATATCCTGATCGCCTGGCAGCCGGATGCCTGGTCGAACGACTGGGTGGGTTTCCAGCTCGAGCGGCGCAACAACATCACGCAACAGACGACCATACTGTCCAACCGCATTCCGCCGCAGCCCGGCGAGAAGCCGGTGGCGGACGCCGGCATCTCCTCGACGCAATCGCCGTTCCGGCGCTGCATCTGGACCGATCACAGCGTCGTCGACACCGACAACGTCTCCTACCGCGTCACCGCGATGAAGAACGGCGCGAGCGGGACGTTCACGCCCGATGCCGCCTCGGTGTCGGCCTGGACGACGCCGGCCGTCGCTTCGGGCGATGCGGGCGGCGGCTTGTCGGCCTATTTCAACCGCGGCACCCTGATGTCCCAGATCGTCAGCCGCTTCGTGAAGGGTGATACGTCCGACGACTCGCTGCGCAATTTCGTCAAGGGCCTCTCAGATCCGGCCAATCAGGCGCGGCGCTATCTGTCGGGCGATGCCCTGCACGAGATCCTGGCCTTCCTGCACGATGCCGACCTCCGCGGCAGCCAGGTTCATGCCGCCATCTACGAGATGAATGACGAGGAGCTGGTCGGCGCGCTGAAGCCGTTCGGCAGCCGCGGCAACGTCCTGCTCGGCAATGGCAGCGCAACCAAGCCCAACATCGCGGGCGAGCTCAGTGGCGCTGGGCTTGCGGTCAAGCATCGCGATCTGTCGAATGCGGGCAGGTCGTCGCCCAGCGTCCACAACAAGTTCGTGGTCGAGAGCGACGCGCATGGCAATGCCATCCGCGTGCTGACCGGCAGCACGAACTGGACCACCACCGGTCTGTGCACGCAGCTCAACAATGTGCTGATCATCGAGAACGCGGTGATCGCCAGGCGCTACCTCGATCAGTGGGGCAAGCTGGTCGCCGCGGGCAACGCCATGCCGCCGGCCCTGAAGACGTCGAATTCCAGTCCGACCAGCGACAGCAACATTTCGGTCTACTTCGCCGCGACCAACGGCGAGGCGGAGTTCACGCCGGTGCTGGACCTGATCAAGAACGCCAGGGACGGCGCGCTCTTCCTGATGTTCATGCCGGGTCAATCGCCGCTGCTGGAGTCCCTGCTGGAGCGCGCACAGCAGAACGACATCTATGTCCGCGGCGTGGTGTCGACCATGATGGCCAGCAAGAACGGCGACATCGTTTCGGTCGGCGGCGAGGTGGTCAAGTCGGGCGCGCCGAAGCAAACCTTCCACGACGACGTCCAGCTGCCGCATGGCGTCAGCGCAAGCAACGAACCCTCATGGGCCGACGTCGAGTTCAGCGTCCAGCAGATACGCAACGCGGGGATGATCGCGATCGTTCACTCCAAGACCATCGTGATCGATCCGTTCTCGGACAATTGCGCCGTCATCACCGGATCGCACAATTTCTCGGTCGCCGCCTCGGAGAAGAACGACGAGAATCTCGTGATCATCCGCGGCAACAAGCAGCTGGCCCAGGCCTATGCGCTGCACATCAACGGCGTCTACGACCATTATTCCTGGCGCGGCTATCTCGGCAGCGGCGGCAATCCGGACCAGATCTATTCGCTCGACGGCTGGAAGCCGGGCGGCGGCAAGGAGCAGGAGCTGGATTTCTGGATGGAGGAGCCGGTGCCGCCACGCCCGACGCGTAGTGGCGGTGGCGGCGGCGCGGCGCAACAGCCCGCCGTGGCTCGTGCGGCGTCGACGAAGAAAGCCGTCAAGAAAGCTCCGAAGAAATCGGTGAAGAAATCAGCCAAGAAGTCCGCAAGGAAATCTGCCAAGACGTCAGCCAAGACATCGGCGAAGAAGGCGAAGGCCAAAAAGCCGGCGAAGGCCGCAAAGGCAAAGAAAGCAAAAGCCAAGACGGCGAAGAAGGCCAAGGCCAAAAAAGCCAAAGCCAAGAAGTAA
- a CDS encoding twin-arginine translocation pathway signal: MSVRLPRRPNPLRAAAIVALFASAAGVSGCAQIGESVPSAFADPAKYDLYDCKQLETERKGLAARATDQEKLMAKAETGVGGTVVSEMVYRNELIAIHSQQRLAEQAWRANKCHESPPDTPAAAPAAPTPAANGPRAPRGLIH, from the coding sequence ATGTCTGTTCGTCTCCCACGCCGCCCAAATCCGTTGCGCGCGGCAGCCATCGTTGCGCTGTTCGCCTCGGCCGCGGGCGTTTCCGGCTGCGCACAGATCGGCGAGAGCGTGCCCTCGGCGTTCGCCGATCCCGCCAAGTACGATCTGTATGACTGCAAGCAGCTCGAGACCGAGCGCAAGGGCCTCGCGGCTCGCGCGACGGATCAGGAAAAGTTGATGGCCAAGGCGGAGACCGGCGTCGGCGGTACCGTGGTCTCCGAGATGGTCTATCGCAACGAGCTGATCGCGATCCACTCCCAGCAGAGGCTGGCGGAGCAGGCCTGGCGCGCCAACAAGTGCCACGAGAGCCCGCCGGACACTCCGGCGGCCGCACCCGCAGCCCCGACGCCGGCGGCGAACGGTCCGCGCGCGCCGCGAGGCCTCATCCACTGA
- a CDS encoding FAD-dependent monooxygenase codes for MALTRTVIVAGAGIGGLTASLALAAQGFRVVVLEKAERLEEAGAGIQLSPNASRILVELGLKEPLARRAVTPDSVNILSARAGGEIARMPLGQAAEFRAGAPYWVIHRADLQSALQAAVNAHPDIDLRLGCQFEDVTKHAKGLTVVQRRGNARQDELAVALIGADGIWSSVRGHLFPDVQPQFSGLIAWRGTLDATALPREYTAPRVQLWMGQDAHLVAYPISGGRQVNVVAIVSGTWNRPGWSAPGDVNEIKGAFGTARWPATARMLIGAVDGWRKWALFTLPDIGRWSEGAVTLLGDAAHAMLPFAAQGAGMAIEDAAVLAKALADCTGENTAGIPDALKRYARMRRGRVLKVQRLARQQGRIYHLSGPLAIARDLAIRAIGPQRMLARQDWIYDWRA; via the coding sequence GTGGCGCTGACGCGAACCGTCATCGTTGCTGGCGCCGGGATCGGAGGACTGACCGCGTCGCTCGCACTGGCGGCACAGGGCTTTCGAGTCGTCGTGCTGGAAAAGGCTGAGCGGCTCGAGGAAGCCGGCGCCGGCATCCAACTCTCTCCCAATGCGAGCCGCATCCTGGTCGAGCTCGGGCTCAAGGAACCGCTGGCGCGGCGTGCGGTCACGCCGGACTCCGTCAACATCCTGAGCGCGCGGGCCGGCGGCGAGATCGCGCGGATGCCGCTCGGCCAAGCCGCCGAGTTCCGCGCCGGCGCTCCCTATTGGGTGATCCACCGCGCCGATCTGCAGTCCGCATTGCAGGCCGCCGTCAACGCCCATCCCGATATCGATCTGCGGCTCGGCTGCCAGTTCGAAGACGTGACCAAGCATGCCAAGGGCCTCACGGTGGTGCAGCGGCGCGGCAACGCGCGGCAGGATGAGTTGGCCGTTGCGCTGATCGGCGCCGACGGCATCTGGTCGTCGGTCCGCGGGCATTTGTTTCCGGATGTGCAGCCGCAATTCTCCGGCCTGATCGCCTGGCGCGGCACGCTGGACGCAACCGCCCTGCCGCGCGAATACACCGCGCCGCGCGTGCAACTGTGGATGGGGCAGGACGCGCATCTCGTGGCCTATCCGATCTCGGGCGGGCGCCAGGTCAACGTGGTCGCGATCGTGTCGGGCACCTGGAACCGGCCGGGCTGGAGCGCGCCGGGCGACGTCAACGAGATCAAGGGCGCGTTCGGCACGGCGCGCTGGCCGGCCACGGCGCGGATGCTGATCGGCGCGGTCGACGGCTGGCGCAAATGGGCGCTGTTCACCCTGCCCGACATCGGCCGCTGGAGCGAAGGCGCGGTGACGCTGCTCGGCGATGCCGCGCATGCGATGCTGCCGTTTGCCGCGCAAGGCGCCGGCATGGCGATCGAGGATGCGGCCGTGCTCGCCAAGGCCCTGGCCGATTGCACCGGCGAAAACACCGCAGGCATTCCCGACGCGCTGAAGCGCTACGCCAGGATGCGGCGCGGGCGCGTGCTGAAGGTACAGCGCTTGGCGCGGCAGCAAGGCCGCATCTATCATTTGAGCGGACCCCTGGCGATCGCGCGCGATCTCGCGATCCGCGCCATCGGTCCACAGCGCATGCTGGCGCGGCAGGACTGGATTTACGACTGGCGCGCCTGA
- a CDS encoding zinc-finger domain-containing protein — MSDHVVPHFHNDAGVSVIEIGSQEFMCVGANPPFDHPHVFLDLGNDNEIICPYCSTLYRFASDLAAGEARPPECVLKDKVA, encoded by the coding sequence ATGTCCGACCACGTCGTCCCGCACTTCCATAACGATGCCGGTGTCTCGGTGATCGAGATCGGGTCGCAGGAGTTCATGTGCGTGGGCGCCAACCCTCCGTTCGACCATCCGCACGTGTTCCTCGACCTCGGCAACGACAACGAGATCATCTGCCCGTACTGCTCGACGCTCTACCGCTTCGCATCCGACCTTGCTGCCGGCGAAGCACGGCCGCCGGAATGTGTGTTGAAAGACAAGGTCGCCTGA